The DNA window CGACACGACCACGATCCCGATCCCGACGAGAAGGAGAACGACGGCGAGCAGGATCCGGTCCGGCCCGCAGCGCTCCGCCCGGAATCCCTCGGATGATCCTTCAGTCTTCATGTTTTTCCCTCTCGGCGAGCCCCCGCACCGCCTCCTTGAACACCCTTCCCCGGTCCTCGAAGTCGCGGAACCAATCGAAGCTCGTGCACCCGGGAGAGAGGAGGACCACATCTCCCTTCCGCGCCATCCGGTACGCCAACAGAACCGCCTGCTCCATCGAGTGTGCGTAGCAGCGCTCGGGCAGCTCCGGGAACGCCTCGTCGATGAGCCGCCGGGCCTCGCCGATCAGGACGAGCCCCCGCACGTGGATCGACACGAGATCCCGAAGATCGCGGAAGTTCGGCTTCTTCGGCCGCCCGCCCGCGATCCACACGATCGGCGCGTCGAAGCTTTGCAGCGCGACCGCCACCGACTCCACGTTCGTGGCCTTCGAATCGTTGATGAAGGAGATGCCGTTCACGATCGCGACCCGCTCGAGACGGTGCTCGAGGCCGGGGAACGATCGGAGCGTCTCCCGGATCACCGCGTTCGGCACGCCGAGCACCTTCGCGGCCGCGACCGCCGCGAGCGCGTTCGTCCGGTTGTGCGGGCCGGGGATCGCGATGTCCCTCTCGAGCGCGACGAGCTCCTCCCCCTCGAGCGCCGAGAGGATCTCCCCGTAGCGAAGGTAGACGCCCGGGATGCGGCCGTAGAACGACCGGCTGATCCACGCGCATCGAGGCGCCTCGTTCCGCGCGAGCGCGCGGCAGGCGGGGTCGTCGTAGTTCAGGATCGCCCAGTCGGCCGAGGTCTGGTTCTCGAAGAGGCGCGCCTTGATCCGAGCGTACTCCTCGAAGCTCCCGTGCCGGTCCAAGTGGTCTTCGGTGATGTTGAGGAGAACGGCCACGCGCGGGCGGAAGGAATGGATTGTTTCAAGTTGAAAGCTCGATACCTCGACCACAACGAGATCCGGATCGCGGTAGGGACCGACGACGCCGGAGAGGGCGCGCCCGATGTTCCCCGCGACGGCGACCCGGCGGCCGTCCTTCGCCAGGATCGCGCCGATGAGCTCCGTCGTCGTCGACTTCCCGTTGGTTCCGGTGACGGCGACGAGGGGGCAGTCGGACGAGCGGAACGCCAGCTCGATCTCCGAAAGAACCTCGATCCCGCGCGCGTCCGCCTCGCGAAGGATCGCATGGTCCCGCGGGAATCCCGGGCTCACGACGACCCGGTCGATGCCGTCCAGGAGGCGCGGCTCCGGCTCGCCGAAATGGAAGCGCGCCCCTTCCTCTTCCCACGCGCGGAACTCCGGAGCTTGGTCCGCGGGCGGCTCGTTCCGGTCGTACGCCAGCGGGACCGAGCCCAGGCGAAGGAGGAGGTCGACCGCCGCCCGCCCGCTCCGCGCGGTCCCGAGGACGAGGTACTTCTCGTTCTTCCAGTCCGTCATCGCAGCTTCAACGTGCTGAGGGAAAGGAGCGCGAAGAGAATGCCGATGATCCAGAAGCGGACCACCACCTTCTCCTCCGTCCAATTCTTCAGCTCGAAATGGTGATGGAGCGGCGCCATGAGGAAGATCCTCTTCCCCCGCCAACGGAAGGAGGCGACCTGCAGCACCACCGAGAGCACTTCCATCACGAAGACCCCGCCGACGAGCGCGAGGAGAAACTCCATCTTGATGAAGATCGCGACCGCGCCGAGAGCCCCGCCGAGCGCGAGGGAGCCGGTGTCCCCCATGAAGACATCCGCCGGATGCGCGTTGAACCAGAGAAAGCCGAGCGAGGCGCCGACGAGGGCGCCGCAGAAGACGGTGAGCTCTCCGACCCCGCCGAGAAACGGGAGGTTCAGGTACTCGGCGAAGCGGACGTTTCCGGTGACGTAAGCCATCCCCGCGAAGGTGAAGGCGCCGAGGGCGACGAGACCGATCGCGAGGCCGTCGAGGCCGTCCGTGAAGTTGACGCCGTTCGAGGCGCCGGTCAGCACGAGCACGACGAACGGGAGATAGAGATAGCGGAAGTCGATCACGACGGTCTTGAAGAAGGGGACGGTTGTCTTGGTCTCCCAGCCGGGCGCCGGCGGGTCGAGCATGAGGACCGCGCCGAGGAAAAGACCGAGGAGAATCTGTCCGGCGAGCTTGTAGCGCCCGGCGAGGCCGCGCGGGTAGCGCTTCACCGCCTTGAGGTAGTCGTCGAGGAAGCCGATGCCGCCGAGCCAGAGCGTCGTGAGGAGCGCGAGCTGGACGTACCGGTTCGTCATGTCCGCCCAAAGGAGTGTGGGGACCGCGACCGCGAGAAGGATGAGGATCCCTCCCATCGTGGGGGTCCCCCTCTTCGCGCGGTGCGTCTCCGGGGTGAGATCGCTTCCGGCCTCGAGGAGCTGGCTCTTCCGCAGGCGCCGGATGATCCACGGGCCGAGGAGAAAGCAGAGAAGAAGGGCGGTCACCGCCGCGTACGCGCTCCGGAACGTGATGTAGCGGAACACGTTGAAGATTGAAAGAGAGTCGCGGAGCGGATAGAGAAGGAAGTAGAGCATCTAGCGATTCCCCTCCGCGGCGGCGGCGAGCGAGCTTCGGAGATCGCCGAGAATCTCCTCCATGCGCATCGCGCGCGAACCTTTGATAACCAAACAATCTCCCGCCTCGAGATCCGAAGCGAGGCGCGCGCCGAGCCCCTGGCGCTCCTCGATCCGCTCGACCCGATCCGCCGGAAGGCCCGCGCGGAGAGCTTCCTCGGCGGTCCATCGGACGCATTCTCCGACGAGAACGAGCCGGTCGAGCCCCGCGCGGGCGGCCGCGCGCCCGACCTCGCGGTGGTCCTCCTCCTCGCGGTCCCCGAGCTCGCGCATGTCGCCGAAGACGAGAACCCGCTTCCCCTCGATCTTCACGTGTTGGAGGAAGTCGATCGCGCCCCGCGCGGAGGCGAGGTTCGCGTTGTACGTGTCGTCGATAAGGAGAACCCCTCCGGCGCGCTCCGGACGGAAGCGGCCCGGAGGGGGCTGGAAGCGGGCGAGGCCCGCGCGGATCGTCTCCGCCCCGAGACGGGCCCCGCGCGCGACCGCGAGGGCGGCGAGGAGGTTGTACGCGTTGTGCATCCCGTAAACCGGCGCCGCGAACGCCTCCCCTCCGACCGCGAGACGCACCCCGTCTTCGTTCCAAGGCTCCACGCGCTCCGGCCGGACCGCGCACGACTCGGACCAGCCGAACGTGCGCGCGGTTCGGCCTGTCCGCGCGACCGCATCGAGAAGCGCCGGATCGTCGCCGTTCGCGTAGACGGCCGCCTCTCCCTCGAGATACGAAAGGAGACGGCACTTCTCGCGGGCGACATTCTTCACGCTTCCCAACCCCTCCAGATGCGCGGCGTGCGCGTTCGTGAGGAGCGCCGTGTCCGGCCGCGCGAGGGCGCCGAGCGCGTCCATCTCCCCCGGCGCGCTGATCCCGAGCTCCACCACCGCCCAGCGGTGCGCCACCTCGAGGCGAAGGAGCGTGAGCGAAAGACCGAGGATCGTGTTGAAGTTCGCCGGAGAGGCGAGGGTCGGCGCGTCGGCCGAGAGGATCGCGGCGAGAAGCTCCTTCGTCGTCGTCTTTCCGTTCGACCCGGTGACGGCCGAGAGGCGCGGCGAGAATCGCGCGCGGTGCGCGGCGGCGAGACGTACCAGCGCTTCTTCCGCGTCGGCGACGGCGAGAATCCTCTCGCGCGGAAGATCGGCCGGAAGATCCCCGGCGCGGTCCTTCCGAACCACGGCGAGAGAGGCTCCCTTTCGAAATGCTTCACCCACGAAGCGATGGCCGTCGGTCTTCTCGCCGGGAAGAGCGAAGAAGAGATCCCCCGCACGGAGCGTCCGCGTGTCGATCGACGCGGAAGGCCCCCCGCGCGGGCCCTCCGCCGGGGCGGGGCCGAGCGGCGTCCCCGCGAGGATGCGCGCGAGCTCGCGGACGGAGTAGCCGTTCACCGGCCTCCCTCCCTTCGCTCGTCCAGAAGCTCCTCCGCGATGTGCCGTTCGTTCCAGGGAAAACGCTCCAACCCGACAATCTGATAGCGCTCGTGCCCCTTCCCCGCGAGGACGACCGTGTCCCCCTTGCGGGCGAGGGCGAACGCGCGGGCGATCGCCTCCCTCCGGTCGGGGATCCCTTCGTAGACGCCGTTCCCCTCGCGGAGGCCCGCTTCGATCTCGAGCCGAATGTTCTCCGGATCCTCGGTGCGCGGGTTGTCGTCCGTGAGAAAGACGAGGTCCGCCTTCTCGGCCGCGATGCGCCCCATGATCGGCCGCTTCCCCCGATCGCGGTCCCCCCCG is part of the Candidatus Eisenbacteria bacterium genome and encodes:
- the murD gene encoding UDP-N-acetylmuramoyl-L-alanine--D-glutamate ligase, with the translated sequence MTDWKNEKYLVLGTARSGRAAVDLLLRLGSVPLAYDRNEPPADQAPEFRAWEEEGARFHFGEPEPRLLDGIDRVVVSPGFPRDHAILREADARGIEVLSEIELAFRSSDCPLVAVTGTNGKSTTTELIGAILAKDGRRVAVAGNIGRALSGVVGPYRDPDLVVVEVSSFQLETIHSFRPRVAVLLNITEDHLDRHGSFEEYARIKARLFENQTSADWAILNYDDPACRALARNEAPRCAWISRSFYGRIPGVYLRYGEILSALEGEELVALERDIAIPGPHNRTNALAAVAAAKVLGVPNAVIRETLRSFPGLEHRLERVAIVNGISFINDSKATNVESVAVALQSFDAPIVWIAGGRPKKPNFRDLRDLVSIHVRGLVLIGEARRLIDEAFPELPERCYAHSMEQAVLLAYRMARKGDVVLLSPGCTSFDWFRDFEDRGRVFKEAVRGLAEREKHED
- a CDS encoding phospho-N-acetylmuramoyl-pentapeptide-transferase; the protein is MLYFLLYPLRDSLSIFNVFRYITFRSAYAAVTALLLCFLLGPWIIRRLRKSQLLEAGSDLTPETHRAKRGTPTMGGILILLAVAVPTLLWADMTNRYVQLALLTTLWLGGIGFLDDYLKAVKRYPRGLAGRYKLAGQILLGLFLGAVLMLDPPAPGWETKTTVPFFKTVVIDFRYLYLPFVVLVLTGASNGVNFTDGLDGLAIGLVALGAFTFAGMAYVTGNVRFAEYLNLPFLGGVGELTVFCGALVGASLGFLWFNAHPADVFMGDTGSLALGGALGAVAIFIKMEFLLALVGGVFVMEVLSVVLQVASFRWRGKRIFLMAPLHHHFELKNWTEEKVVVRFWIIGILFALLSLSTLKLR
- the murF gene encoding UDP-N-acetylmuramoyl-tripeptide--D-alanyl-D-alanine ligase; its protein translation is MNGYSVRELARILAGTPLGPAPAEGPRGGPSASIDTRTLRAGDLFFALPGEKTDGHRFVGEAFRKGASLAVVRKDRAGDLPADLPRERILAVADAEEALVRLAAAHRARFSPRLSAVTGSNGKTTTKELLAAILSADAPTLASPANFNTILGLSLTLLRLEVAHRWAVVELGISAPGEMDALGALARPDTALLTNAHAAHLEGLGSVKNVAREKCRLLSYLEGEAAVYANGDDPALLDAVARTGRTARTFGWSESCAVRPERVEPWNEDGVRLAVGGEAFAAPVYGMHNAYNLLAALAVARGARLGAETIRAGLARFQPPPGRFRPERAGGVLLIDDTYNANLASARGAIDFLQHVKIEGKRVLVFGDMRELGDREEEDHREVGRAAARAGLDRLVLVGECVRWTAEEALRAGLPADRVERIEERQGLGARLASDLEAGDCLVIKGSRAMRMEEILGDLRSSLAAAAEGNR